One segment of Meriones unguiculatus strain TT.TT164.6M chromosome X, Bangor_MerUng_6.1, whole genome shotgun sequence DNA contains the following:
- the Magee2 gene encoding LOW QUALITY PROTEIN: melanoma-associated antigen E2 (The sequence of the model RefSeq protein was modified relative to this genomic sequence to represent the inferred CDS: inserted 3 bases in 2 codons; deleted 5 bases in 4 codons), giving the protein MNRKCSSVCSGDDFLEKCAVNNEEDREPSFGSVPRHQHTSDPLSNGSLTSAFTFLSPGTTSLVSQKARHGNAETTADYSDGLSERQDTKASRPPTSMLVPEALQSLEIPNDPQGAKGPQAAQEPNDMEVLIEEQSQRLGALRVHDPLEDRSVALVNFMHMKSQSEGSIQQXMLEFLKEYSDQFPEILRRASAHLNRVFGLSLRVLDPQTDTSNLIGTPGPQTTERLAETLDTITKRSTKSFALSFIASSDQNSKPAAIFVISVVDPLRLPSHLPFNSRSPMEASLPLLPFKRTEYGTNPLECDTFIXSRAHTVVTKMEALTSVAEAHDEEPWSWPEEENKALEADKAKERSQAAGLEFWSEDTMNDKANDLVHLAMNVTEELLPIHQDELLAHTGKEFEDAFPNILSRATLILDLFYRFSRIEVDTSEHIYLLVQQPESEEEKVTLESLGRPTQEYVMPILGLLFLMGNRVKEANIWNLLLECSLIYNSQKLETAQMPLSKWWDLEKIISSSNPVEYELLWGPQAHLENSKMKALEYMARLYRKRPQDWPEQYREAVEDKEARARSEATTMFFFGSM; this is encoded by the exons GCTTCGGCTCTGTGCCGAGGCACCAACACACCTCAGATCCTCTCTCCAACGGATCACTGACCTCCGCGTTCACGTTCCTGTCTCCTGGAACCACGTCTCTGGTAAGCCAGAAGGCACGCCATGGCAACGCGGAGACCACTGCAGATTACAGCGATGGCCTGAGTGAAAGGCAGGATACTAAAGCCTCGAGGCCCCCCACCTCCATGCTAGTTCCTGAGGCTCTCCAGAGCCTTGAGATCCCAAACGATCCGCAGGGTGCCAAGGGTCCCCAGGCTGCCCAGGAACCT AATGACATGGAGGTTCTCATTGAAGAGCAGTCCCAACGTTTGGGGGCTCTCAGGGTCCACGACCCTCTAGAAGACAGGTCGGTTGCTTTGGTGAATTTCATGCACATGAAAAGTCAAAGCGAGGGCTCTATCCAGC ACATGCTGGAGTTTCTCAAAGAATACTCAGATCAGTTCCCCGAGATCCTCAGACGAGCCTCAGCTCACCTGAATCGGGTCTTTGGCTTGAGTCTGAGAGTTCTTGATCCTCAGACTGACACTTCCAACCTAATCGGCACACCTGGTCCCCAGACCACCGAAAGGCTAGCAGAGACCCTGGACACAATTACAAAACGCTCAACAAAATCATTTGCCTTATCATTCATAGCGTCCTCTGACCAGAACTCTAAGCCAGCAGCCATCTTTGTGATTTCTGTTGTTGATCCTCTGAGGCTC CCATCACATCTACCTTTTAACAGCAGGTCCCCAATGGAGGCCTCTCTTCCCCTGTTGCCATTCAAGAGGACAGAATATGGCACTAATCCCCTCGAATGTGATACCTTTAT CTCTAGAGCCCACACAGTAGTCACAAAGATGGAAGCCCTGACGTCTGTAGCAGAGGCCCATGACGAAGAACCCTGGAGCTGGCCAGAAGAAGAGAACAAGGCCCTGGAAGCTGAC AAAGCTAAAGAGAGAAGCCAGGCTGCTGGCTTAGAGTTCTGGTCGGAGGACACTATGAATGATAAAGCAAATGATTTGGTGCATTTG GCCATGAATGTCACCGAGGAGCTGCTGCCTATACATCAGGATGAGCTACTGGCTCACACTGGCAAAGAATTCGAGGATGCGTTCCCAAATATCCTCAGCCGGGCCACTCTAATCCTTGATCTGTTTTACAGGTTCTCTCGGATCGAGGTTGATACCAGTGAGCACATCTACCTCCTTGTCCAACAACcagaatcagaagaagaaaaagtaacgCTAGAGAGCCTGGGCAGACCCACCCAAGAATATGTGATGCCGATACTGGGTTTGCTCTTCCTGATGGGCAACCGTGTCAAGGAGGCCAACATCTGGAACTTACTCCTGGAAtgcagccttatttataatagccagaagctggaaacagcccagatgcccctca gtaaatggtgggatctggaaaagatcatctctTCCTCTAATCCAGTTGAATATGAGCTGCTTTGGGGTCCTCAGGCCCACCTTGAAAACAGCAAAATGAAAGCCTTGGAATACATGGCTAGGCTCTATAGAAAGCGGCCACAGGACTGGCCAGAGCAATACAGGGAGGCAGTAGAAGATAAGGAGGCCAGGGCCAGATCTGAGGCAACTACTATGTTCTTTTTTGGTTCCATGTGA